A region of Ferruginibacter albus DNA encodes the following proteins:
- a CDS encoding RagB/SusD family nutrient uptake outer membrane protein: MNTINRSIKNSIAVLLLFVSFSSCKKFLEEDPKNLVSVKNYYQTQSDAVAAVNSVYAYLNSVDNFAQGGNTAGVYHSTFWVTAGLASDEMENNQVGTPYFDQLATFQYNAQNSVFQELWAMEYKTVTIANIAIARIPSIDMDATLRTRLVGEAKFLRGLMYFDLVRWFGKVPLITQEDAPLYPSLSSVDDVYTQIIADLKDAADALPSQYEGSKDHEIGRATAGAANAILAKVYLTRGDWTNAAAYAKKVIDSQQYALWDDYADVFKLSSRNGKEAIFSVGFGDGGGAISFWEVGQFNVRLLPTELSADGVQNSQGWQRPTQYLYDQFASDDRRRDVTFITQVDGNPIHPYFQKYWDKVAEPTGNGSSNDFPVIRYADVLLMYAEASNELGNMDDAYTYINMVRKRARTTPGSVPDYAGLTQDQFRDAVLKERQLELSCEGHRWFDLVRTHKLETLVPLAKPAVTPTANDYVFPLPQYETDTNPNLK; encoded by the coding sequence ATGAATACAATTAATCGTTCAATAAAAAACAGCATTGCGGTATTGTTACTGTTTGTTTCTTTCAGTTCCTGTAAAAAGTTTTTGGAAGAAGATCCGAAGAACTTGGTAAGTGTTAAGAATTATTATCAAACACAGTCTGATGCAGTAGCGGCGGTAAATTCTGTTTATGCTTATCTTAATTCGGTAGATAATTTTGCACAAGGTGGAAACACAGCAGGTGTATATCACAGTACTTTTTGGGTAACAGCCGGGCTTGCTTCCGATGAAATGGAGAATAACCAGGTAGGTACACCTTACTTCGATCAGTTAGCTACTTTTCAATACAATGCACAAAATTCTGTATTCCAGGAATTGTGGGCGATGGAGTACAAAACAGTTACTATTGCTAATATTGCTATTGCACGCATTCCTTCAATCGATATGGATGCGACATTAAGAACAAGATTGGTTGGTGAGGCAAAATTTTTAAGAGGACTGATGTATTTTGATTTAGTAAGATGGTTTGGTAAAGTGCCATTGATCACGCAGGAAGATGCACCTCTCTATCCTTCTCTTAGTTCTGTTGATGATGTGTACACACAAATTATAGCTGATCTTAAAGATGCAGCAGATGCACTTCCATCGCAATACGAGGGTTCAAAAGATCATGAAATAGGTCGTGCAACAGCAGGCGCAGCGAATGCTATTCTGGCAAAGGTATATTTAACAAGAGGCGACTGGACCAACGCTGCTGCCTATGCGAAAAAAGTGATCGATTCACAGCAATATGCATTATGGGATGATTATGCAGATGTGTTCAAACTATCAAGCCGTAATGGTAAAGAAGCAATCTTTTCTGTAGGATTTGGAGATGGAGGCGGCGCTATCAGCTTTTGGGAAGTTGGACAATTTAATGTTCGTTTATTGCCAACAGAGTTAAGTGCAGATGGAGTACAAAATTCACAAGGCTGGCAACGTCCTACTCAATATTTATACGATCAATTCGCATCAGACGATAGAAGAAGGGATGTTACGTTTATTACACAAGTAGATGGAAATCCTATTCATCCTTACTTTCAAAAATATTGGGATAAGGTGGCAGAGCCCACAGGTAATGGTTCTTCCAATGATTTTCCTGTAATAAGGTATGCAGATGTTTTATTGATGTATGCTGAAGCGAGTAATGAATTAGGTAATATGGATGATGCATACACCTACATCAATATGGTTCGTAAAAGAGCTCGTACTACGCCGGGCAGCGTTCCCGATTATGCAGGCTTAACGCAGGATCAATTTAGAGATGCTGTATTAAAAGAAAGACAATTGGAGCTTTCCTGCGAAGGGCATCGTTGGTTTGACCTGGTACGTACGCATAAACTGGAAACATTAGTGCCGTTGGCTAAACCAGCCGTTACGCCAACAGCTAATGATTATGTGTTTCCATTACCACAATACGAAACGGATACTAATCCGAACTTAAAATAA
- a CDS encoding SusC/RagA family TonB-linked outer membrane protein → MRQKAITRFTSITMCFLCLIFSASVIAQVPAGTTITGTVLSNAGVPLHGATVIIKGGQQTATTDEKGAFSIAGSTKATLIVSYVGYISREISLEGKNNVEVRLNENPAELSNVVVIGYGTAKKSDLTGSVVSVKANELNAVPATSFDQALQGRAAGVQVTQMSGKPGAETSIRIRGTSSITAGNEPLYVIDGLLISSDGNDISNGNVTRGPRISALSSINPNDIESIEILKDASATAMYGSRGTNGVVLITTKRGKAGKGTLTFDTYQGQQQVANKLHLLNASQFADFVNDAKINAGQVPVYVNPKNLGTGTDWQNALFRNAYMGNYQLSFSGGDAKTKYAISGSLFKQDGIVISSDFKRYSLRANIESKVNDRITVGTNTNYSRIETNGVLTNDLGQIVPGVVTSALLFNPVLPVYDTSVVGGYTYENKDKFSYIGKTLGNPIAEAQNYISNTVLSRILSNTFAQYSFSKSLTFKTTFGIDAYTNEENSFGPNFLKRTQASNGEAALARTNGLTWLNENTLTYNKTFNQRHAINAVAGYTMQQFNDDYLVATAFDFPDNRTGYHNISAAQNPQKPVNGESQWSMISYLGRINYTLDSKYLFTVTGRVDGSSKFAENNKYGFFPSGAFAWRVSKEKFLQNINAITDLKFRTSYGVIGNQSIPPYQSLALVAPFGQGVFNTINGSDVYTGQEPISYVNTNLKWETTKQFDVGIDLSLLKNRISITADYYNKKTDDLLLPTPIPLTTGFATTLLNIGNIENHGFEFDVRTINLKGKVEWTSSFNLSLNRNTMTNLNNATDVILNGVLLLRQGLGIGTFYGYQTDGIFQTDAEAASSAVLVGQTAKAGDRKYKDLDGNGKIDGNDRTVLGSAQPDFTWGFGNTVSYKNLELSFFFQGSQGNKMANLNNLNLLNFTGTNNVLADAALNRWTPDNPSNKYPRALANAFDQSTISSALIEDASYVRLKSVTISYTLPEKAIKRIGMSNLKVYVSGTNLLTITNYTGYDPEANTAGQSTTVVGLDFGGYPQAKVFQVGLSATF, encoded by the coding sequence ATGAGACAAAAAGCTATTACAAGGTTCACGTCTATTACGATGTGTTTCCTGTGCCTGATTTTTAGCGCTTCAGTTATAGCGCAGGTTCCGGCGGGCACCACAATAACCGGAACAGTTCTTTCAAACGCAGGCGTGCCTTTACATGGCGCCACGGTAATTATAAAAGGAGGGCAGCAAACCGCCACCACAGATGAAAAAGGTGCGTTTAGCATTGCAGGTTCTACAAAAGCAACATTGATTGTTTCTTATGTAGGCTACATCTCCCGTGAAATTTCCCTAGAAGGCAAAAACAATGTAGAAGTACGTTTGAACGAAAATCCCGCTGAATTATCCAATGTTGTAGTGATCGGTTATGGCACCGCTAAAAAAAGCGACCTGACCGGTTCTGTAGTTTCCGTAAAAGCCAATGAGCTGAATGCCGTTCCTGCAACCAGTTTCGACCAGGCTTTGCAGGGGCGTGCAGCAGGTGTGCAGGTTACACAAATGTCGGGCAAGCCCGGCGCAGAAACTTCTATTCGTATTCGAGGTACAAGCTCTATTACTGCAGGCAATGAGCCATTATATGTTATTGATGGATTGCTGATCAGCAGTGATGGTAATGATATCAGTAATGGTAATGTTACCCGTGGCCCACGTATCAGTGCATTGTCTTCTATCAATCCCAATGATATAGAATCCATAGAAATTTTAAAAGATGCTTCTGCAACTGCTATGTATGGATCACGTGGTACCAATGGCGTTGTATTAATTACTACAAAACGTGGTAAGGCAGGAAAGGGTACTCTTACATTTGATACTTACCAGGGGCAACAGCAAGTGGCTAATAAACTGCATTTATTAAATGCATCGCAATTTGCTGATTTTGTAAATGATGCAAAGATCAATGCAGGACAGGTGCCTGTTTATGTAAATCCTAAAAACTTAGGCACAGGAACCGATTGGCAAAACGCATTGTTTAGAAATGCTTACATGGGAAATTACCAGCTTAGTTTTTCCGGTGGCGATGCTAAAACAAAATATGCTATATCCGGTTCTTTATTTAAGCAGGATGGTATTGTTATAAGTTCCGATTTCAAGCGTTATTCATTAAGGGCAAATATTGAAAGTAAAGTAAATGATAGAATAACCGTTGGTACCAATACCAATTATTCAAGAATTGAAACAAATGGTGTATTGACAAATGATCTTGGACAAATTGTTCCGGGTGTTGTTACTTCAGCTTTATTGTTCAATCCTGTTTTGCCGGTGTATGATACTTCTGTTGTAGGTGGCTATACTTACGAGAACAAAGACAAGTTTAGTTACATCGGTAAAACATTAGGCAATCCAATTGCCGAAGCACAGAATTATATATCTAATACAGTATTGTCGCGTATTTTAAGCAATACGTTTGCTCAATATAGTTTCAGCAAATCATTAACCTTTAAAACCACATTTGGTATAGATGCTTATACCAATGAAGAGAACAGTTTTGGGCCTAATTTTTTAAAGCGTACACAAGCAAGCAATGGTGAAGCTGCCTTAGCCCGTACCAACGGACTAACATGGTTAAATGAAAACACACTTACTTATAATAAAACATTTAATCAACGTCACGCCATTAATGCAGTTGCAGGTTACACGATGCAACAGTTCAATGATGATTATCTGGTGGCTACCGCTTTTGACTTTCCGGATAATCGCACAGGCTATCACAATATTTCCGCAGCACAAAACCCACAGAAACCTGTTAATGGCGAATCGCAATGGAGTATGATCTCTTACTTAGGTCGTATTAACTATACACTCGATAGTAAATATTTATTTACTGTAACCGGCCGTGTGGATGGTTCCTCAAAATTTGCTGAAAATAATAAGTATGGATTTTTTCCTTCAGGAGCTTTTGCATGGAGAGTGTCAAAAGAAAAATTCTTGCAGAATATAAATGCTATCACTGATCTTAAATTCAGAACAAGCTATGGAGTGATCGGTAATCAAAGTATTCCTCCTTACCAATCTTTAGCATTGGTAGCACCTTTTGGACAAGGCGTATTTAATACTATTAATGGTAGTGATGTTTACACAGGACAAGAACCGATCAGTTATGTAAACACTAATTTAAAATGGGAAACCACCAAACAGTTTGATGTAGGTATCGACCTTTCATTATTAAAGAATAGGATCAGCATAACTGCAGATTATTATAATAAGAAAACAGACGATCTGTTATTGCCAACGCCTATTCCTTTAACTACAGGTTTTGCTACAACACTGCTTAATATTGGTAATATCGAAAATCATGGTTTTGAGTTTGATGTTAGAACGATTAACCTGAAAGGAAAGGTAGAATGGACATCTTCTTTCAATTTGTCTTTGAATCGTAACACAATGACCAATTTGAATAATGCGACGGATGTTATTTTGAATGGAGTATTGTTATTAAGACAAGGATTAGGAATTGGAACTTTCTACGGCTATCAAACAGATGGAATTTTCCAAACGGATGCAGAAGCCGCCAGCAGCGCTGTTTTGGTAGGACAAACAGCGAAAGCAGGAGATAGAAAATATAAAGACCTGGATGGTAATGGAAAAATAGATGGTAACGACAGAACGGTGTTAGGTTCTGCACAACCGGATTTTACATGGGGTTTTGGTAATACAGTGTCTTATAAAAATTTAGAGCTGTCATTTTTCTTCCAGGGTTCACAAGGAAATAAAATGGCAAACCTCAATAATTTAAACCTGCTCAATTTTACAGGAACCAATAATGTATTGGCAGATGCTGCGTTAAATCGCTGGACTCCTGATAATCCAAGCAACAAATATCCACGTGCACTGGCAAATGCATTTGATCAATCAACCATTTCCTCAGCGCTTATTGAAGATGCATCTTATGTACGTTTAAAAAGTGTAACGATCAGTTATACGCTTCCGGAAAAAGCGATTAAGCGTATTGGCATGAGTAACTTAAAAGTGTATGTAAGCGGAACCAATTTATTAACTATTACCAATTATACCGGTTACGATCCTGAAGCAAATACGGCAGGACAAAGTACTACCGTAGTTGGGTTAGACTTTGGCGGATATCCTCAGGCAAAAGTTTTTCAAGTTGGCTTGAGTGCAACATTTTAA
- a CDS encoding class I mannose-6-phosphate isomerase, with protein MSNSNFDKFPAVAVKGYKGFAGWKDICDELSSKINALGKSLAVIVLEFYHGVFADEIIAALKRNISNSHFINVEAAMSNKNELDEKLFPFVTDDPVFGYITPLDIKDFYNTDKLNAVEDSIGKISEGVIFLYGTGASLIESKPDILIYADMPRWEIQLRFRKNQVSNLGADNFDDAFAYQYKRSFFVDWRVCDKTKKELLPKSDYVLDTTANGQPKMITGKTLQAALEEAVKRPFRVVPFFDPGPWGGQWLKEICDLDRSAPNYAWAFDCVPEENSLLLSFDNLVFETPSINAVFFQPKSLLGTEVWKTFGEEFPIRFDFLDTMGGGNLSLQVHPLKEYIQEQFGMDYTQDESYYFMDAKEDAFVYLGLKENIDPDNMIKELEEAQEDSGNFDAEKFVEKFPIKKHDHALIPAGTVHCSGANSVVLEISATPYIFTFKLWDWGRMGLDGKPRPISLQHGKRSIQWNRTTQWTKDHLLNQFKKIDEGDGWIEEKTGLHEGFFIETRRHWFSHTVTHNTNGVVNVLNLIEGKEAIVESPENNFKPFVVHYAETFIVPAAVGVYTIRPHGVSTGETCGTLKAIINPNNLPKPHTN; from the coding sequence ATGAGCAATTCGAATTTTGATAAGTTTCCTGCAGTAGCTGTAAAAGGTTATAAAGGCTTTGCCGGGTGGAAGGATATATGTGATGAGTTATCATCAAAGATCAATGCTCTCGGCAAGAGTCTTGCAGTGATTGTATTGGAGTTTTATCATGGTGTTTTTGCAGATGAAATAATTGCTGCATTAAAAAGAAATATAAGCAATAGCCATTTTATTAATGTAGAAGCGGCGATGTCAAATAAGAATGAACTGGATGAAAAATTATTTCCGTTTGTAACGGATGATCCTGTTTTTGGTTATATCACGCCGTTGGATATAAAAGATTTTTACAACACGGATAAATTAAATGCTGTCGAAGATTCGATTGGAAAAATTTCTGAGGGCGTGATTTTTTTATATGGAACAGGAGCATCTCTGATTGAATCGAAACCGGATATTTTGATCTATGCGGATATGCCGCGTTGGGAAATTCAATTGCGCTTTCGTAAAAACCAGGTAAGTAATTTGGGCGCTGATAATTTCGATGATGCCTTTGCTTATCAATACAAGCGTTCTTTTTTTGTTGATTGGCGTGTGTGCGATAAAACAAAGAAAGAATTATTACCTAAATCTGATTATGTATTAGATACTACCGCTAACGGACAACCTAAAATGATAACCGGCAAAACATTGCAGGCAGCTTTGGAAGAAGCCGTAAAGCGTCCTTTCAGGGTTGTTCCATTCTTTGATCCCGGTCCATGGGGTGGACAATGGCTAAAAGAAATTTGTGATTTAGATAGAAGCGCACCTAACTATGCATGGGCTTTTGATTGTGTGCCTGAAGAGAATAGCTTGTTGTTGAGCTTTGACAATTTAGTATTTGAGACCCCATCCATCAATGCAGTATTCTTTCAGCCTAAATCATTATTGGGAACAGAAGTTTGGAAAACCTTTGGAGAAGAATTCCCTATTCGATTTGATTTTTTGGATACAATGGGCGGAGGTAATTTAAGCTTGCAGGTTCATCCATTAAAAGAATACATACAAGAGCAATTTGGAATGGATTATACGCAGGATGAAAGCTATTATTTCATGGATGCGAAAGAAGATGCCTTTGTTTATCTCGGCTTAAAAGAAAATATTGATCCGGATAATATGATAAAAGAACTGGAAGAAGCACAGGAAGACTCCGGTAATTTTGATGCAGAAAAATTCGTTGAAAAATTTCCGATAAAAAAACATGATCATGCATTGATACCAGCAGGTACTGTGCATTGTTCGGGCGCTAACAGCGTGGTATTGGAGATCAGTGCTACACCATACATTTTCACTTTTAAACTTTGGGATTGGGGTCGCATGGGGCTTGACGGAAAGCCCCGCCCCATCTCTTTACAGCATGGCAAAAGATCCATTCAATGGAACAGAACCACACAATGGACAAAGGATCATTTATTAAATCAATTTAAAAAAATTGATGAAGGAGATGGTTGGATAGAAGAAAAGACAGGATTGCACGAAGGGTTTTTTATTGAAACAAGAAGACATTGGTTTTCCCATACGGTAACGCACAATACCAATGGTGTTGTAAATGTGTTGAATTTAATTGAAGGAAAAGAAGCTATTGTAGAAAGCCCGGAAAATAATTTTAAGCC